CCCCATGCCCGGCCATAACCACGGAGGCTCGGCACCGGCACCGACAACTGGCGACAGCGGAGCTTCCGCTCACGCCGGGATGGTGATGCTGGAAATCCCTGCCGATCAGCTGCCCGCTCTAATGGAGCCCTATCTGAAGATGCAGGATGCGCTTGCTTCCGACGAGCTGGACGCCGCCAAAGCGCAGGCCAAGGCGATGATGTCCATCACCGGACACAGTGGCAGCCTGCCGGAGTTGTTGCATGACATGCTTGCCGCCGAAACGCTGGATGCCTTCCGCGTACCCTTCTTTGAAAAGCTCTCGCATGCCTTTATCGCAGCAGCCCAGAAAAGCCCCCAGACTCTGAAGCAGCCCCTGCTCGTGATGCATTGCCCGATGGCGAACAACAACGCTGGGGCCGAATGGCTGCAAGCCGCCGAACCGCTGCGCAATCCGTACTTCGGATCAGCCATGCTGAGCTGTGGCGAAGTGAAGGCAACGATCGAGAATAACGCCCAGGACCACTCCGGCCATGAGTAAGAACACCTCTTTCAATCCCATCAACAGCCTGATCCGGTTTTGCCTGGAGAACAAGCTGGTCGTCATTCTATTCACCGTGGTCCTTATCCTGTGGGGCGTGGCCGTGGCGCCCTTTGACTGGGAGTCAGACATCCTGCCGCGCGACCCCGTCCCGGTGGATGCCATCCCCGATATCGGGGAGAACCAGCAAATCGTTTTCACCGAGTGGATGGGCCGCTCGCCGCAGGACATTGAGGACCAGATCACCTATCCGCTAACGACCGCCTTGCTCGGGCTGCCCGAGGTCAAGACGATCCGCAGCTATTCGATGTTCGGCTTCTCCTCGATCTACATCATCTTCAAGGAGGACGCGGAGTTCTACTGGACGCGGAGCCGCATCCTGGAAAAGCTCAACAGCTTGCCCTCCGGCACCCTGCCGCAGGGGGTCTCGCCTCAGCTTGGGCCCGACGCCACCGCGCTAGGGCAGGTCTTCTGGTACACACTTGAGGGCCGCACCCCGGACGGTAAGCCTGCGGGCGGTTGGGACCCGGAGGAGTTGCGCAGTGTTCAGGACTGGTACGTCCGCTACGCGCTTCAGGGCGTGGACGGCGTGGCCGAGGTGGCTTCTATCGGCGGGTATGTCAAAGAATATCAGGTGGACGTCGATCCCGACGCTTTGCGCACCTATAACATTTCGCTTCAGGAGGTTTTTGATGCCGTACGTGGCAGCAACCTTGATGTGGGCGCGCGCACGATTGAAATCAACGCGGCTGAATACGTCATCCGTGGCCTCGGGTTTATCAAGAATCTGGACGACCTGCGCAAAACCGTCATCACGCAGCGGGATAATGTCCCGATCACGCTGGAGCAGGTGGCCGAGATCGAATACGGCCCGGCTCTGCGGCGGGGCGCGCTCGACAAAGCGGGCGCGGATGCCGTGGGCGGTGTTGTTGTCACGCGTTTTGGAGAAAACCCGTTGGCGGTGATCAAGCGCGTCAAGGACAAGATTAAAGACATCTCACCGGGTCTGCCGAAAAAGACCCTCGCCGATGGTACCGTGAGTCAGGTGGAGATCGTTCCCTTCTACGACCGCTCCGGCCTGATCAGCGAAACGCTCGGGACGCTGGAAGATGCCGTCCGCCAACAGATTCTTGTCACGATTATCGTCGTCGTGCTCATGGTGCTACACCTGCGAAGCGCCGCGCTGATTTCCGGCGTGCTTCCGCTTGCTGTGCTTTTCGCCTTCATCGGGATGAAGCTCTTTGGCGTGGACGCCAACGTTGTCGCTCTCTCCGGGATCGCTATCGCCATCGGGACAATTGTGGACATGGGGGTGGTGCTCATCGAAAACATCCTCAAACACCTCGACGACGCGCCCCCCGATGAGAACCGCCTGGAGGTCGTTTATCGAGCGTGCGCCGAGGTTGGCAGCGCGGTGGTAACCGCCGTCTTGACGACCGTGATCAGCTTCCTGCCGGTCTTTACCATGGAGGCCGCCGAGGGCAAGCTGTTCCGCCCCCTGGCCTATACCAAGACGTTCGCGCTGATCGGTTCAATCGTGGTGGCACTGACGATTATCCCGCCGCTGGCGCACTGGTTCATCGCCGGGCGCTATAAATCAGCGTGGTCAAAGTATGGCCTCTGGGGCGGTATTGGTGTGATCGGCTTGCTGGGGGGGCTGCTGGTCAGTTGGTTCCCCTGGTGGCTGGGGCTGCTGATGGTCGCCATCGCCGTCTTCCACCTGGCAGGGGCAGCCATACCGGAAAAGGTGCGAAAAGGCATTTTATTCGTCTTCAACTTCATCGTGGCTGTCCTCGTTGCACTGGGGCTGGCTGCGGACTGGAAGCCGCTGGGGCCCGAGCAGCACCTGCACAACATTCTCTTTGTCCTGATCGTAGTGGGTGGCCTGCTGGGTTTCTTCATGCTCTTTATCAAGTTTTACGCACGCATGCTGGCCTTCCTCTTACGGTTCAAGGCGGCTTTTATCGCCCTGAGTTGCGGGATCATCGTCTTCGGGTTCACGGCCTGGATGGGGTGGGGCAAGGTCTTTGGATGGTTGCCGGAATCTATCCGCGAGTCCAGGCCCTACGTGGCGATGGCTCATGCCGTGCCCGGCCTGGGTAAGGAGTTCATGCCTGCGCTGGATGAGGGCTCTTACCTGCTCATGCCCACCACGATGCCGCACGCCTCTATCGGCGAAGTCATGGATGTGCTCAGCAAGCAGGACATGGCCATCAGCGCCATCCCTGAAGTCGAGAGCGCGGTGGGGAAGTTGGGGCGTGTCGAAAGTCCGCTCGACCCTGCGCCGATCTCCATGATCGAGACCATTATCTCCTACAAGTCCGAGTATATCACCGACGAGAACGGGCGCATCCTCACCTTCGCCTACGACAAGGGCGCCGGAGCCTTCAAGCGCGACGAGGCGGGGGAGTTGATCCCGGACAAAGACGGGCGGCCTTACCGCCAGTGGCGTGACAATATCAAGAGCCCTGATGATATTTGGGAAGAGATCGTCAAGGCCGCGACGATTCCGGGCACAACTTCGGCCCCCAAACTTCAGCCCATCGCCGCGCGCATCGTCATGCTCCAGAGCGGCATGCGCGCCCCCATGGGCCTGAAGGTCTTCGGCCCGGA
This genomic interval from Ruficoccus sp. ZRK36 contains the following:
- a CDS encoding efflux RND transporter permease subunit → MSKNTSFNPINSLIRFCLENKLVVILFTVVLILWGVAVAPFDWESDILPRDPVPVDAIPDIGENQQIVFTEWMGRSPQDIEDQITYPLTTALLGLPEVKTIRSYSMFGFSSIYIIFKEDAEFYWTRSRILEKLNSLPSGTLPQGVSPQLGPDATALGQVFWYTLEGRTPDGKPAGGWDPEELRSVQDWYVRYALQGVDGVAEVASIGGYVKEYQVDVDPDALRTYNISLQEVFDAVRGSNLDVGARTIEINAAEYVIRGLGFIKNLDDLRKTVITQRDNVPITLEQVAEIEYGPALRRGALDKAGADAVGGVVVTRFGENPLAVIKRVKDKIKDISPGLPKKTLADGTVSQVEIVPFYDRSGLISETLGTLEDAVRQQILVTIIVVVLMVLHLRSAALISGVLPLAVLFAFIGMKLFGVDANVVALSGIAIAIGTIVDMGVVLIENILKHLDDAPPDENRLEVVYRACAEVGSAVVTAVLTTVISFLPVFTMEAAEGKLFRPLAYTKTFALIGSIVVALTIIPPLAHWFIAGRYKSAWSKYGLWGGIGVIGLLGGLLVSWFPWWLGLLMVAIAVFHLAGAAIPEKVRKGILFVFNFIVAVLVALGLAADWKPLGPEQHLHNILFVLIVVGGLLGFFMLFIKFYARMLAFLLRFKAAFIALSCGIIVFGFTAWMGWGKVFGWLPESIRESRPYVAMAHAVPGLGKEFMPALDEGSYLLMPTTMPHASIGEVMDVLSKQDMAISAIPEVESAVGKLGRVESPLDPAPISMIETIISYKSEYITDENGRILTFAYDKGAGAFKRDEAGELIPDKDGRPYRQWRDNIKSPDDIWEEIVKAATIPGTTSAPKLQPIAARIVMLQSGMRAPMGLKVFGPDLETLEKVALEIEGYLKQVPSIKAEAVLADRIVGKPYLEIDINRDAIARYGIKIKTVQDVIEVAIGGKPITQTVEGRERYPVRVRYMRELRDTIESIEDILVAAPDGTQIPLRELASIDYVRGPQVIKSEDTFLVGYVIFDKREGYAEVEVVEQAQQFLQDKIDSGELVIPAGVSYKFTGSYENQVRAEKKLRIVLPIALFAIWLILYFQFKRISTTLLVFSGILFAWSGGFILIWLYGQPWFLDFSLFGHNLRELFQMGTINLSVAVWVGFLALFGIATDNGVIVCTYLQQIFREKNPKTLEEIRAATVEAGDRRVRPAMMTSATTILALLPVLTSVGRGSDIMVPMAIPSFGGMLLAILTIFVVPVLYCGLAEISHTLKRKSKQS